Proteins from a single region of Halalkalicoccus subterraneus:
- a CDS encoding NUDIX hydrolase, producing the protein MTDPLEWETLDDEVAYTCPGFDVIHEDVRLPDGTETDFDYASEPPAAVVLPFTPEGEVVLIEEWRQAVKRTNRGLPAGSMEPGEDREAAARRELAEETGYEADEMEFLASVEPANGLLDAVHHYFVAHDCEPTGEQELDFNESIRVETTDWDALVEDVESGELHDGRTVTGVLRYALST; encoded by the coding sequence ATGACCGACCCGCTGGAATGGGAGACCCTGGACGACGAGGTCGCCTACACGTGCCCCGGATTCGACGTGATCCACGAGGACGTCCGGCTGCCCGACGGCACCGAAACGGATTTCGACTACGCGAGCGAACCGCCCGCGGCGGTGGTCCTCCCCTTCACGCCCGAGGGCGAGGTCGTGCTCATCGAGGAGTGGCGTCAGGCGGTTAAACGAACCAACCGCGGGCTCCCCGCGGGGAGCATGGAGCCCGGCGAGGATCGAGAGGCCGCGGCCCGGCGCGAACTGGCGGAGGAGACTGGCTACGAGGCCGACGAGATGGAGTTTCTCGCAAGCGTCGAGCCCGCCAACGGCCTGCTCGATGCGGTCCACCACTACTTCGTCGCCCACGACTGCGAGCCGACCGGCGAGCAGGAGCTCGACTTCAACGAGTCCATCCGGGTCGAAACGACCGACTGGGACGCGCTCGTTGAGGACGTCGAAAGCGGCGAGCTCCACGACGGACGGACCGTTACGGGCGTCCTCCGGTACGCGCTCTCGACATGA
- a CDS encoding class I SAM-dependent methyltransferase, translating to MTDEERARWNERYREREPPTEPSDLLREVVDSLPVGRALDVATGGGRNALFLADRGYAVDAIDVSEEGLGIARGRAEDRDLSERIEFVRNDVEEYDFPVETYDAIVVSHYYSLNALSDLKKALAPGGVLLYTHRLRPPGDDSHRFRFRPNDLLRACLDLRIVRYEEPMAITADATDVRLVARKPPSG from the coding sequence ATGACCGACGAGGAGCGCGCCCGTTGGAACGAGCGCTACCGCGAGCGCGAGCCCCCGACCGAACCTTCGGACCTGCTTCGGGAGGTCGTCGACTCTCTACCTGTGGGCCGAGCGCTCGACGTCGCGACCGGCGGCGGGCGCAACGCGCTCTTCCTCGCCGATCGTGGCTACGCGGTTGACGCGATCGACGTCTCCGAGGAAGGGCTGGGAATCGCCCGCGGGCGTGCGGAGGATCGGGACCTCTCCGAGCGCATCGAGTTCGTCCGAAACGACGTCGAGGAGTACGACTTCCCTGTCGAGACCTACGACGCGATCGTCGTGAGCCACTACTACAGCCTGAACGCCCTGTCCGACCTCAAGAAGGCGCTCGCACCGGGCGGCGTTCTGCTGTACACCCATCGCCTCCGCCCGCCCGGCGACGACTCGCACCGTTTTCGCTTCCGGCCGAACGACCTCCTCAGGGCCTGCCTCGACCTGCGGATCGTCCGCTACGAGGAGCCGATGGCGATCACGGCCGACGCGACGGACGTCCGGCTGGTCGCCCGCAAGCCACCTTCGGGATGA
- the tgtA gene encoding tRNA guanosine(15) transglycosylase TgtA, whose product MSEIFEARDWDAAGRIGRLSVPRAGVTVETPTIMPVVNPHIQTIPPRELAERFGAEILITNSYILHSSEDLREDALERGVHDLLDFPGAVMTDSGSFQLSEYGEIDVTSEEILAFQREIGSDVATPVDIPTAPDTEREAAEIELGTTQERLDRASEFSSGDMLVSAPVQGSTYPDLREAAGEHAVGTGLDVFPVGAVVPLMNEYRYGDMVDVVAAAKRGLGPAATVHLFGAGHPMMFALAVAAGCDLFDSAAYAIYARDGRYLTVRGTEHLADLDYFPCSCPVCVEHTPEEVESDDEQERLLSEHNLHVTFGEIRRIKQAIRSGTLLELVESRARGHPAMLDGYRVLLDHSEQLERTDPASKSTFFYLSGESATRPEVLRHHRRLERLSVPDSLLLAGGPTDTAVEAGEVWTVRPPFGPVPPELSETYPVNAELPDRLDDEAYAAAARGVERLAGANPDCAVALATAGWPDAALATLSERIELV is encoded by the coding sequence ATGAGCGAGATCTTCGAGGCCCGCGACTGGGACGCGGCGGGGCGGATCGGTCGGCTCTCGGTCCCCCGCGCGGGCGTCACCGTCGAGACGCCGACCATCATGCCGGTGGTCAACCCTCACATCCAGACGATCCCGCCCCGCGAGCTCGCGGAACGCTTCGGCGCCGAGATCCTCATCACCAACTCCTACATCCTCCACAGCAGCGAGGACCTCCGCGAGGACGCTCTTGAGAGGGGGGTTCACGACCTGCTCGATTTTCCCGGCGCGGTCATGACCGACTCGGGCTCCTTCCAGCTCTCCGAATACGGCGAGATCGACGTCACCAGCGAGGAGATCCTCGCGTTCCAACGTGAGATCGGCTCGGACGTCGCAACGCCCGTCGACATCCCGACGGCTCCGGACACCGAGCGCGAGGCCGCCGAGATCGAACTCGGGACCACACAGGAGCGCCTCGACCGGGCGAGCGAGTTCAGCTCGGGAGACATGCTCGTCTCGGCGCCCGTTCAGGGCTCGACCTACCCCGATCTCCGGGAGGCGGCGGGCGAGCACGCGGTGGGGACTGGACTGGACGTCTTTCCGGTCGGCGCGGTCGTTCCGCTGATGAACGAGTACAGGTACGGGGACATGGTCGACGTCGTGGCGGCCGCAAAACGGGGGCTCGGGCCCGCCGCCACGGTCCACCTCTTCGGCGCGGGCCACCCCATGATGTTCGCGCTGGCGGTCGCGGCGGGCTGTGACCTGTTCGATTCCGCGGCCTACGCGATCTACGCGCGCGATGGCCGGTATCTCACGGTGCGAGGCACCGAACACCTCGCTGATCTCGACTACTTCCCGTGTTCGTGTCCGGTCTGTGTCGAACACACCCCCGAGGAGGTCGAGAGCGACGACGAGCAGGAGCGTCTGCTCTCTGAGCACAACCTCCACGTCACCTTTGGAGAGATCCGCCGGATCAAGCAAGCCATCCGGTCGGGTACCCTGCTCGAACTCGTCGAGTCGCGTGCTCGGGGACATCCCGCGATGCTCGACGGCTATCGCGTGTTACTCGATCATTCGGAACAGCTCGAACGTACCGACCCCGCCTCGAAGTCGACGTTCTTCTACCTCTCGGGCGAGAGCGCCACCCGTCCCGAAGTGCTTCGCCACCACCGCCGGCTCGAACGGCTTTCAGTACCGGATTCGCTGTTGCTGGCCGGCGGACCGACCGATACGGCGGTCGAGGCCGGCGAGGTCTGGACCGTGCGCCCGCCGTTTGGACCCGTCCCGCCGGAGCTCTCGGAGACCTACCCGGTCAATGCTGAACTTCCCGACCGGCTCGACGACGAGGCGTACGCGGCCGCGGCGCGGGGCGTCGAGCGGCTGGCCGGAGCGAACCCCGATTGTGCGGTCGCGCTGGCGACCGCGGGCTGGCCTGATGCGGCGCTCGCGACCCTCTCCGAGCGAATCGAACTGGTCTGA
- the arcS gene encoding archaeosine synthase subunit alpha yields MTEYFEVHGRDGAARLGELRLADSLTTPALADDHVEDAGSLWAADRELPEGREDRVTILPHRAFPSGTDEEVEDAFSVSQPDVDYPSAAVVSPTTAENHGVDAYVLSTAQGNVGHASALRDEILEIRETIPADTALYLSGVATPRNAALLAYAGVDLLDSHKAVVKGTQGKYLTSDGEQFLEDLEELPCACPACRRSIKEFTREDCAEHNENALRAELATVRERIRAGRLRDYVEGQARHAPWLTSLFREFDDEWSYVEERTPIHRTSEISATSDDTLRRVEIQRFADRVTSRYRNRFDNPLVLVPCSATKPYSESQSHGQFHDAIQYRAHLVSMTSPIGVVPQELETTYPAQHYDTAVTGRWTETEIAFVARVLRRYLDRNDYPRIIAHLPEDYREIIERVEPHIETEIEYTVEDHPTTTDSIANLMRTLDGELKYGKRERQHNTVKAIADYQFGEGAGEELFPDLSIQSRYPKFRAHTTEGEQLAAMVPQYGTLALTLAGARRWLDSDVPTKRVEIDGFVPHGNVLAPGILDADPAIRTGDEVVVEGPKAFAVGRAEMFGREMTESTRGVAVDVRHVEER; encoded by the coding sequence ATGACCGAGTATTTCGAGGTCCACGGGCGCGACGGGGCTGCACGCCTCGGCGAACTGCGTCTCGCCGATTCCCTTACCACCCCGGCGCTCGCGGACGACCACGTCGAGGACGCCGGCAGCCTCTGGGCCGCGGATCGCGAGCTCCCTGAGGGGCGTGAGGATCGCGTAACGATCCTTCCACACAGAGCGTTTCCGAGCGGCACTGACGAGGAGGTCGAGGACGCCTTCTCCGTCTCCCAGCCCGACGTCGACTACCCGAGCGCCGCGGTCGTTTCACCTACTACCGCCGAGAACCACGGGGTCGACGCCTACGTCCTCTCGACTGCCCAGGGGAACGTCGGCCACGCCAGCGCGCTACGCGACGAGATCCTCGAAATCAGGGAAACGATCCCCGCCGACACCGCGCTCTATCTCTCGGGCGTCGCGACGCCGCGAAACGCCGCCCTGCTGGCCTACGCGGGCGTCGACCTCCTCGATTCCCACAAGGCGGTCGTGAAGGGCACCCAGGGGAAGTACCTCACGAGCGACGGCGAGCAGTTCCTCGAGGACCTCGAGGAGCTGCCGTGTGCCTGTCCCGCCTGTCGGCGCTCGATAAAGGAGTTCACCCGCGAGGACTGTGCCGAACACAACGAGAACGCCCTCAGGGCGGAGCTCGCGACCGTGCGCGAGCGGATCCGGGCGGGGCGACTGCGCGACTACGTCGAGGGCCAGGCCCGCCACGCGCCGTGGCTGACCTCGCTCTTCCGGGAGTTCGACGACGAATGGAGTTACGTGGAGGAGCGCACCCCGATCCATCGCACGAGCGAGATCAGCGCGACGAGCGACGACACCCTCCGGCGGGTGGAGATCCAGCGTTTCGCCGACCGGGTCACCTCCCGATACCGTAATCGGTTCGACAACCCGCTCGTGCTCGTACCCTGCTCGGCCACCAAACCCTACAGCGAATCGCAGAGCCACGGCCAGTTCCACGACGCGATCCAGTACCGCGCCCACCTGGTCTCGATGACCTCGCCCATCGGCGTGGTCCCCCAGGAACTGGAGACGACCTACCCCGCCCAGCACTACGACACCGCGGTGACGGGCCGGTGGACCGAGACCGAGATCGCGTTCGTCGCGCGCGTCCTGCGGCGGTATCTCGACCGCAACGACTATCCGAGAATCATCGCCCATCTGCCCGAGGACTACCGGGAGATCATCGAGCGCGTCGAACCCCACATCGAGACGGAGATCGAGTACACGGTCGAGGACCACCCGACCACGACGGACTCGATCGCGAACCTCATGCGGACGCTCGACGGCGAGCTCAAGTACGGCAAGCGCGAGCGACAGCATAACACGGTGAAAGCGATCGCGGACTACCAGTTCGGCGAGGGCGCGGGCGAGGAACTCTTCCCCGATCTCTCTATTCAGAGCCGGTACCCGAAGTTCCGCGCCCACACCACGGAGGGCGAGCAGCTGGCGGCGATGGTACCTCAATATGGAACCCTCGCGCTCACGCTCGCGGGCGCACGGCGCTGGCTCGACAGCGACGTCCCCACCAAGCGCGTCGAAATAGACGGGTTCGTTCCCCACGGGAACGTCCTCGCGCCGGGGATTCTGGATGCCGACCCGGCGATCCGCACGGGGGACGAGGTCGTCGTCGAGGGCCCGAAGGCCTTTGCGGTCGGGCGCGCGGAGATGTTCGGCCGCGAGATGACTGAAAGCACTCGTGGGGTGGCGGTCGACGTCCGGCACGTCGAGGAGCGGTAG
- a CDS encoding ubiquitin-like small modifier protein 1 yields MNLELRSFATFREAMGQKMIEREYDDGVSIGEVLADLESEFDGLEGRLLDGDGAIQPQLSILKNGRDVTHAQGPETPLEEGDTLSLFPPVAGGTA; encoded by the coding sequence ATGAACCTCGAACTGCGCTCGTTTGCGACGTTTCGGGAGGCGATGGGCCAGAAGATGATCGAGCGCGAGTACGACGACGGCGTTTCGATCGGCGAGGTGCTCGCGGACCTCGAATCCGAGTTCGACGGGCTGGAAGGACGGCTGCTCGACGGCGACGGCGCGATCCAGCCCCAGCTCTCGATCCTGAAGAACGGTCGGGACGTGACCCACGCTCAGGGCCCCGAGACGCCCCTCGAGGAGGGCGATACGCTGAGTCTGTTCCCGCCGGTTGCCGGAGGGACGGCGTGA
- a CDS encoding DEAD/DEAH box helicase: MTDDTLEEFYDAIQELGRPVLTAEEIARTLDWTQDEADRRLSALAEAGVVGRRDVERDPVVWYPREWDQRARRERVVTFPNRRELVVSNPEQFTRARLSTFAYLVDSNGAGSALYRIREEDVWGAPYDDLADLLIALRRVTGDRYEDLEEWVERQWKRARQFSLRTHPDGYTVLEADSESLMGNVARQILGEEQLHAPISDTESWVREGSEGEIKRLLYDEGYPVRDARDLDTGDPLEIELALELRDYQREWVDRFVEQKAGVLVGPPGSGKTVAGMGAMAAVGGETLVLVPSRELANQWRESLLESTSLSGNQIGEYHGGEKEIRPVTIATYQTAGMERHRRLFDERRWGLIVYDEAHHIPAPIFRQSADLQSKHRLGLSATPVRESDDEVEIFTLIGPPIGTDWSALFEAGYVTEPDVEIRYVPWDSEAAEAEYASALGHERRQVAASNPAKLDEIRRLLADHAEENVLIFVDWLNQGQEYAEELGIPFLSGETRYAKRERLLSEFRHGARDVLLVSRVGDEGIDLPAASVAIVASGLGGSRRQGSQRAGRTMRPVGGAQVYMLATRGTEEEEFVRDQLRHLQGKGVNVLERDAETA; encoded by the coding sequence GTGACTGACGACACGCTCGAGGAGTTCTACGACGCGATTCAGGAACTGGGCCGGCCCGTGCTCACCGCCGAGGAGATCGCCCGTACCCTCGACTGGACCCAGGACGAAGCCGACCGCCGGCTCTCGGCGCTCGCGGAGGCGGGCGTGGTCGGTCGACGGGACGTCGAGCGCGATCCCGTCGTCTGGTACCCCAGAGAGTGGGACCAACGGGCGAGACGCGAGCGGGTCGTCACCTTTCCGAACCGCCGCGAGCTCGTCGTTTCGAACCCCGAGCAGTTCACCCGCGCCCGGCTCTCGACGTTCGCGTACTTGGTCGACTCGAACGGGGCCGGCTCCGCGCTGTATCGCATCCGCGAGGAGGACGTCTGGGGGGCGCCCTACGACGACCTCGCCGATCTGCTGATCGCGCTGCGGCGGGTGACCGGCGACCGATACGAGGACCTCGAAGAGTGGGTCGAACGCCAGTGGAAACGCGCCCGGCAGTTCTCCCTGCGGACCCATCCTGATGGGTACACCGTCCTCGAGGCCGACAGCGAGAGTTTGATGGGAAACGTCGCCCGGCAGATACTCGGCGAGGAGCAGCTTCACGCGCCCATCTCCGATACGGAAAGCTGGGTGCGCGAGGGAAGCGAGGGCGAGATCAAGCGTCTGCTGTACGACGAGGGCTACCCCGTGCGCGACGCCCGCGACCTCGACACGGGTGATCCCCTCGAAATAGAGCTCGCGCTCGAACTGCGCGACTACCAACGGGAGTGGGTCGACCGGTTCGTCGAGCAGAAGGCCGGCGTCCTCGTGGGGCCGCCGGGAAGCGGCAAGACCGTCGCGGGCATGGGCGCGATGGCCGCGGTCGGCGGCGAGACGCTTGTACTAGTCCCCTCGCGCGAGCTGGCGAACCAGTGGCGCGAGTCGCTGCTCGAATCGACCTCGCTTTCGGGGAACCAGATCGGCGAGTACCATGGCGGGGAAAAGGAGATCCGGCCCGTGACGATCGCGACCTACCAGACGGCGGGCATGGAGCGCCACCGCCGACTGTTCGACGAACGCCGGTGGGGATTGATCGTCTACGACGAGGCCCACCACATCCCGGCCCCGATCTTCCGCCAGAGCGCGGACCTCCAGTCGAAACACCGGCTGGGGCTGTCGGCGACGCCGGTACGCGAGAGCGACGACGAGGTCGAGATCTTCACGCTGATCGGCCCGCCGATCGGTACCGACTGGTCGGCGCTGTTCGAGGCGGGCTACGTCACGGAGCCGGACGTCGAGATCCGATACGTCCCGTGGGACAGCGAGGCGGCCGAGGCCGAGTACGCGAGCGCGCTGGGCCACGAGCGCCGGCAGGTCGCGGCTTCGAACCCCGCGAAGCTCGACGAGATCCGCCGCCTGCTCGCGGATCACGCCGAGGAGAATGTCCTGATCTTCGTCGACTGGCTGAATCAGGGACAGGAGTACGCCGAGGAGCTCGGGATCCCGTTTCTGAGCGGCGAGACGCGCTACGCGAAACGCGAGCGCTTGCTTTCGGAGTTCCGCCACGGCGCACGCGACGTCCTGCTCGTCTCGCGGGTCGGCGACGAGGGGATCGACCTGCCGGCGGCATCGGTCGCCATCGTCGCAAGCGGGCTGGGCGGCTCCCGGCGTCAAGGTTCCCAGCGCGCGGGTCGGACGATGCGTCCAGTGGGAGGTGCGCAGGTGTACATGCTCGCGACGCGTGGCACCGAGGAGGAGGAGTTCGTCCGCGATCAGCTCCGCCACCTCCAGGGTAAGGGCGTGAACGTACTGGAACGCGATGCCGAAACGGCCTGA
- a CDS encoding GH32 C-terminal domain-containing protein: MFDPAVSVGVLHAGALSGEQQAAVEWCEAVAPFVERVALSEVAAGTADLDRYDVCWWHRDAPLDEIDGALDEAARALRAYVEDGGGLLVSLRALSAVVDIGIEPVAPDTTGREELSEPTGYLLKSIYADKPAFAPFEALRVHTCEPGTEVAYARYEHVLPERGEALAATVRGGMDHAHQLALFSWAVGAGSVIGAGSALSFSGPADGDCASNRSRLVASLLSALADGDRFGVSDPRSVRGLTAMRDRLSEDPLRPQYHITPPANWLNDPNGIIEHDGRYHVFYQYNPGGSMHGTIHWGHAVSDDLVHWADEPVALTPSPDGPDRDGCWSGCAVENDGRATVFYTGGRGMQQLPCRADAVDSDLREWEKDPRNPVIEEVPENVVGSEHWEAEFRDHCIWFADGLWHHLIGSGLRDVGGAVFYYTSTDLREWEYVGPLLVGDGETGGMWECPELLELGERDLLHVSNYEDVLYFLGEFTESEFRAEERGLLDHGDLYAPQSLFGDDRYVLWGWIPELRDERAQWDAGWSGTLSLPRELTVENGRLHQRPAPELEALRRSHARHIDLAVENGSRTLDVRGRAIEIAATVHADASEAGIGVFESPDGVERTRIGIENDRVIVHRESSSLAADSVDHRELPLTDIERPLDLRVFLDGSVLEVFVNERRCLSTRVYPTRPDSDGLSVYAHEGSARVEELDIWTLGSAWEGTNPGESTPEHAGQ; encoded by the coding sequence ATGTTCGACCCTGCAGTCTCCGTTGGCGTCCTCCATGCGGGTGCTCTCTCCGGAGAGCAGCAGGCGGCCGTGGAGTGGTGTGAGGCCGTCGCCCCGTTCGTCGAGCGGGTCGCGCTCTCGGAGGTCGCCGCCGGGACCGCCGATCTCGACCGCTACGACGTCTGCTGGTGGCACCGCGACGCACCGCTCGACGAAATCGACGGCGCGCTCGACGAAGCCGCTCGCGCACTGCGCGCGTACGTCGAGGACGGCGGCGGACTGCTGGTGAGCCTGCGGGCGCTTTCGGCGGTCGTCGATATCGGGATCGAGCCGGTCGCCCCGGACACGACGGGTCGCGAGGAACTCTCAGAGCCGACGGGCTATCTCCTCAAATCGATCTACGCCGACAAACCGGCGTTCGCGCCGTTCGAGGCTCTCCGGGTTCACACCTGCGAACCCGGCACGGAGGTGGCGTACGCCCGCTACGAGCACGTGTTGCCCGAACGCGGCGAGGCGCTCGCGGCGACGGTTCGCGGGGGAATGGACCACGCCCACCAACTGGCGCTGTTCTCGTGGGCCGTCGGTGCGGGGTCGGTGATCGGTGCGGGCAGCGCCCTTTCGTTTTCGGGGCCCGCCGACGGGGACTGTGCGAGCAACCGCTCGCGGCTGGTCGCCAGCCTACTTTCGGCGCTCGCCGACGGCGACCGTTTCGGAGTTTCCGACCCGCGCTCCGTACGGGGGTTGACGGCGATGCGCGATCGGCTCTCGGAGGACCCGCTTCGGCCACAGTATCACATCACCCCGCCGGCGAACTGGCTCAACGACCCGAACGGGATCATCGAACACGACGGCCGGTATCACGTCTTCTACCAGTACAACCCGGGCGGCTCGATGCACGGTACCATCCACTGGGGTCACGCCGTCAGCGACGACTTGGTCCACTGGGCCGACGAACCGGTCGCGCTCACGCCCTCGCCCGACGGTCCCGACCGCGATGGCTGCTGGTCGGGCTGTGCGGTCGAGAACGACGGGCGTGCGACGGTATTTTATACTGGTGGACGGGGCATGCAACAACTCCCCTGCCGGGCGGACGCGGTCGATTCCGATCTCCGAGAGTGGGAAAAGGACCCGCGAAACCCGGTGATCGAGGAAGTGCCCGAGAACGTCGTCGGCTCCGAGCACTGGGAGGCCGAGTTCCGCGACCACTGCATCTGGTTTGCAGACGGCCTGTGGCATCACCTGATCGGCTCCGGGCTCCGTGACGTCGGCGGCGCAGTCTTCTACTACACCTCCACGGACCTCCGAGAGTGGGAGTACGTCGGTCCCCTGTTGGTCGGCGACGGCGAGACCGGCGGGATGTGGGAGTGTCCAGAGCTCCTGGAACTGGGCGAACGGGACCTGCTTCACGTCTCGAACTACGAGGACGTGCTCTACTTCCTCGGGGAGTTCACCGAGAGCGAGTTCCGCGCCGAGGAACGCGGCCTGCTGGATCACGGCGACCTGTATGCTCCCCAGTCGCTGTTCGGTGACGACCGGTACGTGCTGTGGGGCTGGATCCCCGAACTCCGCGACGAGCGCGCCCAGTGGGACGCCGGCTGGTCGGGAACCCTCTCGCTCCCGCGGGAGCTCACCGTCGAAAACGGTCGCCTGCACCAGCGTCCCGCCCCCGAACTCGAGGCGCTCCGTCGCTCACACGCCCGTCACATCGACCTCGCTGTCGAGAACGGCTCTCGAACCCTCGACGTCCGTGGGCGGGCGATCGAGATCGCCGCGACGGTCCATGCCGACGCGAGCGAGGCGGGTATCGGCGTCTTCGAGTCGCCCGACGGCGTCGAACGAACCCGGATCGGGATCGAGAACGACCGGGTGATCGTTCACCGCGAGAGTTCGAGCCTCGCGGCCGACTCGGTCGACCACCGCGAACTTCCCCTCACGGACATCGAACGACCCCTCGACCTCCGTGTGTTCCTCGACGGCTCGGTTCTGGAGGTGTTCGTCAACGAGCGGCGCTGTCTCTCGACGCGGGTGTATCCGACCCGACCCGACAGCGACGGGTTGTCGGTCTACGCCCACGAGGGCTCGGCGCGCGTCGAGGAACTCGATATCTGGACGCTCGGGTCGGCGTGGGAGGGGACGAACCCGGGCGAATCGACGCCCGAACACGCCGGTCAGTAG
- a CDS encoding glycoside hydrolase family 68 protein, producing MTPEHVENGDRATPRWTREQAARIERTDGTVAPIIYPPREDSVPEINGWDTWFLRNRDGSVATIDGWRVIFSLTAPADLLPGKRHDVAEIRYFYSTDGERWHDGGPVFEGEVRGSRQWAGSALLDDGDLYVFYTASGRAGEADLTYEQRLAVGSGGTVETDGSGLRIDGPFEHEVLLEPDGERYEREEQYRGMIYTFRDPWFFEDPADGETYLLFEANTPIPEGEGVCEDPVWEEFNGSVGIARSPTGDPTDWHLEDPLLEGICVNQELERPHVVVRDGRYYLFVSSHDHTFAPGLDGPDGLYGFVADSLKGKYRPINGSGLVLTNPENAPYQAYSWVAFPHREELLVSGFFNYYDLGGLTLDDVATLPPDEQSKKFGGTLAPTVRVALKGDRTRITGTLSHGRIPLESEELPALSEERLVHREEIRGGYGRY from the coding sequence ATGACTCCCGAGCACGTCGAGAACGGCGATCGTGCCACTCCACGCTGGACGCGCGAGCAGGCCGCGCGGATCGAGCGAACCGACGGGACGGTCGCGCCGATCATCTACCCGCCACGCGAAGATTCGGTTCCCGAGATCAACGGCTGGGACACCTGGTTTCTCAGGAACCGTGACGGCTCGGTCGCCACGATCGACGGCTGGCGCGTGATCTTTTCCCTTACTGCGCCCGCCGACCTCCTCCCCGGGAAGCGCCACGACGTCGCCGAGATCCGGTATTTCTACTCGACGGACGGCGAGCGCTGGCACGACGGCGGTCCCGTCTTCGAGGGCGAGGTTCGCGGATCCCGCCAGTGGGCCGGCTCCGCGCTGCTCGACGACGGCGACCTCTACGTCTTCTATACGGCCTCGGGTCGGGCCGGCGAGGCGGACCTCACCTACGAACAGCGCCTCGCGGTCGGTTCCGGGGGGACCGTCGAGACCGACGGGTCGGGACTTCGCATCGACGGTCCCTTCGAGCACGAGGTCCTGCTCGAACCCGATGGCGAGCGCTACGAGCGCGAGGAGCAGTACCGCGGCATGATCTATACCTTCCGGGACCCGTGGTTCTTCGAGGACCCCGCCGACGGGGAGACCTACCTCCTGTTCGAGGCGAACACTCCGATCCCCGAGGGAGAAGGGGTCTGTGAGGACCCGGTGTGGGAGGAGTTCAACGGCAGCGTCGGGATCGCGCGCTCGCCGACGGGCGACCCGACAGACTGGCACCTCGAAGATCCGCTTCTCGAAGGGATCTGCGTGAACCAGGAGCTCGAACGCCCGCACGTCGTGGTTCGGGACGGCCGGTACTACCTCTTCGTTTCGAGCCACGACCACACGTTCGCACCCGGTCTCGACGGCCCGGACGGTCTCTATGGGTTCGTCGCCGATTCGCTCAAAGGGAAGTACCGCCCGATCAACGGCTCGGGGCTCGTACTCACTAATCCGGAGAACGCGCCGTATCAGGCCTACTCGTGGGTCGCCTTCCCGCACCGCGAGGAGCTGCTCGTCAGCGGGTTTTTCAACTACTACGATCTGGGCGGACTCACACTCGACGACGTCGCGACCCTTCCGCCCGACGAACAGTCGAAAAAGTTCGGCGGGACCCTCGCGCCAACGGTCAGAGTGGCCTTGAAGGGCGACCGAACCCGGATCACGGGCACGCTCTCGCACGGACGGATCCCGCTCGAATCCGAGGAGCTACCCGCGCTTTCCGAAGAACGGCTGGTCCACCGGGAGGAGATCAGAGGTGGATACGGTCGCTACTGA